The following proteins come from a genomic window of Pirellula staleyi DSM 6068:
- a CDS encoding prolyl oligopeptidase family serine peptidase — MKFAPRLALALLVMFLIASASADERIDRAQAFSRRISGNVFRHRLEPHWLEEGKHLWYRVETGRNREAFVLVDTTTGEKQTSAKFADLNLPPPEPIRTRQATLDRRRSQAGGVASGLRFSNTLDRKVQLWWIDPQGELVEYETIDAGAKHQQPSYHRHQWLLRDEAGTDLARIEVGPTIREVLIDGEAENEVRERRAPRGGGGQSPDRKWVAYVEEGNLLLRNRDSGVIQPLKTDLDPQYPVRGGITWAPDSQAFVVSYAEKIEPRQITIVESTPDDQLQPKLRQVRYVKPGDPLPRPVPVLFRIENGKATPQPIDTKLFDHPFTESTQLDIEWADDSSEFYFDYNARGHQTFRIIAVDRATALPRAIVEETSPTFIDYTSKTWRHWLPATSELLWMSERDGWAHLYLVDLKTGAIKNQLTQGAWVVRKIEHVDSEQRQVWFMASGRRAGEDPYHLHLCRVNFDGTGLVQLTEGDGTHSAEFSPDRQLFIDRWSRVDLPPVHQLRRSSDGSLVAELESAEITALLETGVQLPERFVAKGRDGVTDIHGFLVKPSNFDPNKKYPIVEDIYAGPHSAFVPKEFGPHARYHTLAELGFIVVKIDGMGTNHRGKAFHDVCYKNLKDAGFPDRIAWIKAAAAERPYMDLSRVGIIGGSAGGQNAMRALLDHHDFYHVAVADCGCHDNRMDKIWWNEQWMGYPVDESYAQNSNMVDASKLEGHLLLIVGELDTNVDPASTAQVVAALQRARKTFDYMPIMGAGHGAAETPFGSRLRSEFLLRHLQP; from the coding sequence ATGAAGTTTGCTCCCCGGCTCGCTCTGGCGCTGCTAGTGATGTTTCTTATCGCGAGCGCTTCGGCCGACGAGCGCATCGATCGCGCGCAAGCCTTCAGCCGCCGGATCAGTGGCAACGTCTTTCGCCATCGACTCGAGCCGCACTGGCTCGAAGAGGGGAAGCATCTCTGGTATCGAGTCGAAACAGGCCGCAATCGTGAAGCGTTTGTGCTGGTCGACACCACCACCGGCGAGAAGCAAACCTCGGCGAAGTTTGCCGACCTGAATCTCCCACCTCCCGAGCCGATTCGGACGCGGCAAGCGACCCTCGATCGGCGCCGCTCGCAGGCGGGGGGAGTCGCCTCGGGGTTGCGCTTTAGTAATACGCTCGATCGCAAAGTGCAGCTGTGGTGGATCGATCCGCAGGGAGAGCTCGTCGAGTACGAGACGATCGACGCCGGCGCGAAACACCAACAGCCGAGCTACCACCGGCATCAATGGCTGCTACGCGACGAAGCCGGAACCGACCTGGCGCGGATTGAAGTGGGCCCAACGATTCGCGAGGTGCTGATCGACGGCGAAGCCGAGAATGAAGTGCGCGAGCGTCGTGCGCCGCGCGGTGGTGGTGGACAATCTCCCGACCGCAAGTGGGTCGCTTACGTCGAGGAGGGAAACCTCTTGCTGCGGAACCGCGACAGTGGCGTCATCCAGCCGCTGAAGACCGACCTCGACCCGCAGTACCCAGTGCGCGGCGGCATCACCTGGGCTCCCGATTCGCAAGCGTTTGTTGTCAGTTACGCCGAAAAAATCGAGCCGCGTCAAATCACCATCGTCGAATCGACCCCCGACGATCAGCTACAGCCCAAGCTGCGGCAAGTCCGCTACGTCAAACCGGGCGATCCACTGCCACGTCCCGTTCCGGTCCTCTTTCGGATCGAAAATGGGAAGGCGACTCCGCAGCCGATCGACACCAAATTGTTCGATCATCCGTTTACCGAAAGCACGCAGCTCGACATCGAGTGGGCTGACGACAGCAGCGAGTTCTACTTCGATTACAACGCGCGCGGGCATCAGACGTTTCGCATCATCGCCGTCGATCGCGCCACTGCTCTCCCCCGCGCGATTGTCGAAGAAACGAGCCCCACCTTCATCGACTACACCAGCAAAACGTGGCGCCATTGGCTCCCCGCCACGAGCGAACTTCTCTGGATGAGCGAGCGCGATGGCTGGGCCCATCTCTACCTGGTCGATCTGAAAACCGGCGCGATCAAAAACCAGCTGACACAAGGTGCGTGGGTCGTCCGAAAAATCGAGCATGTCGATAGCGAGCAGCGTCAGGTGTGGTTCATGGCGTCGGGCCGGCGCGCTGGAGAAGATCCGTATCACCTGCATCTATGCCGCGTGAATTTCGACGGAACGGGGCTCGTGCAGCTGACCGAAGGGGATGGGACCCATAGCGCCGAGTTTTCTCCCGACCGTCAGCTGTTCATCGATCGCTGGTCGCGCGTCGATCTGCCGCCGGTCCACCAGCTGCGCCGCAGCAGCGATGGTTCGCTCGTCGCGGAGCTCGAGTCGGCCGAGATCACCGCGCTTCTCGAAACGGGCGTTCAGCTCCCCGAGCGTTTTGTCGCCAAAGGGCGCGACGGTGTGACCGATATTCATGGCTTCCTCGTGAAGCCGTCGAACTTCGATCCGAATAAAAAATATCCAATCGTCGAAGATATCTACGCCGGTCCTCATTCCGCTTTCGTCCCCAAAGAGTTCGGTCCTCACGCGCGCTATCACACCCTCGCTGAGCTCGGCTTCATCGTCGTGAAGATCGACGGCATGGGGACCAACCATCGTGGCAAAGCGTTTCACGATGTTTGCTATAAGAACCTCAAGGATGCCGGATTTCCCGACCGAATTGCGTGGATCAAAGCGGCAGCGGCAGAGCGTCCCTACATGGACCTCAGTCGCGTCGGCATCATCGGCGGGAGTGCCGGAGGACAGAACGCCATGCGCGCGCTGCTCGATCATCACGACTTCTATCACGTCGCGGTCGCCGACTGTGGCTGTCACGACAACCGGATGGATAAGATTTGGTGGAACGAGCAGTGGATGGGCTATCCGGTCGACGAGAGCTACGCCCAAAATTCGAACATGGTCGACGCTTCGAAGCTCGAAGGTCATCTGCTGCTGATCGTCGGGGAACTCGATACCAACGTCGACCCCGCCAGCACAGCGCAAGTGGTGGCCGCTTTGCAGCGCGCTCGCAAAACGTTCGACTACATGCCGATCATGGGTGCAGGGCACGGCGCGGCCGAAACCCCGTTTGGTTCACGGCTGCGAAGTGAGTTTTTGCTGCGACATTTGCAGCCCTAA
- a CDS encoding YdjY domain-containing protein, which translates to MVRQFLMSLALLALVVVVGVGATLLTAQEAVPTTDTPATAAATDAPAPETKPAEAASPAASDEPLPEHLVKLSKTHDVWLDKKRRAVIIDGEVCLREGQLEMFACPKGTKEHESVISLNCIPETVHAGLLAAGAKSGTPVRFDPEYVAAKGDIIDIYILWKDAQGERHQVKAQQWIKHAKTQKAMAFDWVFAGSGFWKDEETGKQHYQANGGDFICVSNFPTATLDLPVESSQANTDLLFTAFTENIPPKGTKVRLVLIPRAKPADAAPEAAPEPKQPETEKQPAEASK; encoded by the coding sequence ATGGTTCGTCAGTTCCTCATGTCACTTGCGCTCCTGGCACTGGTGGTGGTCGTCGGCGTCGGCGCGACCCTCCTCACCGCTCAAGAGGCTGTCCCTACGACAGACACCCCAGCAACAGCCGCTGCGACAGATGCCCCAGCACCTGAAACCAAGCCAGCTGAAGCCGCTAGCCCAGCCGCCAGCGACGAGCCGCTCCCCGAGCATCTCGTAAAACTCTCAAAAACCCACGACGTCTGGCTCGACAAGAAACGCCGCGCGGTGATCATCGATGGCGAAGTTTGCCTCCGCGAAGGGCAGCTCGAAATGTTCGCTTGCCCCAAGGGGACCAAGGAACACGAGTCGGTTATTTCCCTCAACTGCATTCCCGAAACGGTTCACGCCGGACTCCTGGCCGCTGGCGCAAAATCGGGAACTCCTGTCCGCTTTGATCCTGAATATGTCGCCGCCAAGGGAGATATCATCGATATCTATATCCTCTGGAAAGATGCCCAAGGCGAGCGGCATCAAGTGAAGGCGCAGCAGTGGATTAAACATGCCAAAACACAAAAGGCGATGGCCTTTGATTGGGTCTTTGCCGGGAGCGGTTTCTGGAAAGATGAAGAGACCGGAAAGCAGCACTATCAAGCCAACGGTGGCGATTTTATCTGCGTCTCGAACTTCCCCACCGCGACCCTCGATCTGCCGGTCGAAAGCTCGCAGGCCAATACCGATCTCCTCTTCACCGCCTTCACCGAGAACATCCCCCCCAAGGGGACCAAGGTCCGTTTGGTGCTGATTCCTCGGGCCAAACCGGCTGATGCTGCTCCCGAAGCTGCCCCAGAACCGAAGCAGCCCGAGACCGAAAAGCAGCCTGCCGAAGCTAGCAAATAG